GAGCGGATCGCTTCCTTGACTCCCCAGCCCTGATTAGCATCCAGTCTAATTTTGACCTGATTGCCTACACGGTTACGAATTTCCTGAATACGCAGGATATCATGTTCAATATTATCTTTGCCTACTTTAATTTTTAGCGTATCAAAGCCAGCCTGCAAATAGGAAACGGCGTCCTCTCCCATCTCCTGAGGAGAGTTTACACTAACCGTATAATCAGTTTCCATACTGCTTCGGAAGCCTCCTAAAAACTGATACAATGGCATTTTGGCTTTTTGCGCTACTAGATCATAAATAGCCATATCAACTGCTGCTTTTGCACTATTATTGCCCACAATGCAACGATGGAGTGTTTGAAAAATATCTTCATAGTTAGACAGAGATTTTCCGACTAATTGTGGACGAATAACATGCAGGATAGCCCCCTCAATGCTATCAAGACTATCACCAGTGATGACCACAGTGGCAGGAGCTTCCCCAAAACCATGCCATCCAGTATCGGTCGTCACTTTTACAATGATCGATTCTGAAGTAATTACCGTTCTCAAGGCTGTTTTAAAAGGTTTAATCAGCGGCACAAATTGACGTCTGATCTCTATGTCAGTAATATTCATGAGGAACCTCCAGTTGTTGGAATTATGGAATACTTCAGTAAATGACACGTTAAAATAATAACCGTAGTATACCAAAATTATCTGGGTTCGCCCATTCCAACCTTACCTGGAGCGATGTCTCAACTGATAGTAAGTAGCCGACAATGCTAAAATAAGCACAGTACCCTTTACAATATCATGTGCATAGTAAGGCAAATTCAGCATGGTCAAAGCATTCAAAAGTACACCAATCAGAACAGCACCTACAAAAGTACCCCCGACATTTGGTTTACCAGCCCCTAACACAGAATAGCCGACAAATGCTGCCGCGACCGCATCCATTAACAAAGGAGCGCCTCCATCTACCTGTCCAGTCCCGATACGCGCCGTCATCAAAACTCCTGCCAAACCACAAAAGAGTCCTGATAGCAAATAGGCTAGAACACGGTAGCGATCAACCGGAATCCCTGATAAGCGAGCCGCCTCCCGATTACCCCCAACCGCATAGAGCAAACGTCCGTAACGCGTATAATGAAGAAAGACATACACCAGAACTACTGCTACAATCATGATAATAACAGAGATGGGAACGTTCGCTATCGTCCCTTGTCCAATTTTCAAAAAGGATGGAGATATAGCTCCTGGTGCTGTTGTCTGATCTGGCATGACCATTTTAGAAGTAATCGAGTACCCTTTCGTGTATACCAGATGAATTCCTTTCACAATGTAGAGAGCAGCTAAAGTTGCTAACAAATCAGGAATTCTGACTTTCACCACAAGAAAAGCATTACATAGCCCAATAAGACCTCCTACTACTATCGGTACCAAAACAGCTAGCCACATGCTTTGTTCAAACCAGACCATTATGGAGGCTGACACGACGGAAGCTAGTGATACGATAGATCCTACTGACATATCAAAGCCATTGACAATAAGAGTAAACGTGACTCCAATAGCTACCAGCGTAACGATAGAGATTGAATTTAAGATGCCAGTAATGTTGTTAAACGTGAAAAAATACTCATTTATGATACTAAACAAAACGATGATGAACGCAATAAAACCTAATGTTCCATATCGAAAAAGAAGATGCAAAAGCTTTTCTTTACCTGTTCCTTGTGCCATACTACTGTCCTCCGCTCGCGTAATACATGATGGTTTCTTCTGTTGCTTGTGACCGGCTTAGTTCTTTAACGAAGGCTCCGTCGTACATCACCAAAATACGATCTGCAATCCCTACCAGCTCCTCGAACTCACATGAAAGGTACACAATCCCCTTTCCCTTTTTAGCTAGATTACCGATAATTCTATAAATTTCTGATTTGGCTCCTACGTCAACACCCTTCGTCGGCTCATCAAGCACAAAGATATCGGCTTCAGTCGCCAGCCATTTGCCAATCACTACTTTTTGTTGATTTCCTCCACTTAATGAACCAATGGGCATCTGTGGGCTAGCCACCTTAATCTGTAATGTCTGAATCAAGCCTTTCACAGCTTCATTAACTAACAGAGAACGTATAAACCCGAATCGGCTATATTTATGAAGTGTAGACATTGTTAAATTAACAGCTACGGATTCTTCTGTAACAATGCCTTCCCTCCGACGCTCTTCGGGAACCAAGACAATCCCCTCATCAACAGCTGCTTTTGGCGATGTACATTTCACCTTTTGCCCTCTTTTGTATACTTCTCCTGAGGTCAGTGGGTCAGCTCCAAATAAAACTCGCGCTAATTCTGACTTCCCTGCACCAACTAGGCCTGCAATCCCTACAATTTCACCCTCATGAACTGTAAAGGAAAGGTTACGTACACGTGGTCCAGCCTGTAAATTTCTACATTCAAGCAACCGTTCTCCAATATTAACCTGCTCTTTCGGATATTCCTGAGACAGTGCTTTTCCTAGCATACTTGTAATTACTTCTTGTGGATTGGTCTCACTTGCTTGTTTACACATAACCAGCTTCCCATCTCGTAACACCGTAACTCGATCACTAATCTCAAAGACTTCTGGCATTCTGTGGGAGATAAATACGATTCCAATCCCTTGTTCACGTAATTGTTTGATGATCTGGAATAACTGCACTGTTTCTGCTTGACTTAAAGGTGCTGTTGGCTCATCTAAAATAATAATTTTAGCTTTTTGTACAATTGCCTTGGCTAAAAGAACCAACTGCTTTTCCGATAAAGTTAATTCCTCAACCTTTTTTTGTACGGGCAAATCAAGTCCTAATCGCTTGAGTGCCTGTGTTGCTTTTTCTTCCAGGCTTCGCCAGTTGATAAAAGGAGAGCGTCCCCCTTCAATAAATTCTTCCAGCAAAATATTCTCTGCCACACTTCCATACCCGATGAGTGCTGTATCCACTTCCTGATATACACACTGGATACCATGAGCCTTGGCATCTTGCGGCTGTGTCAGACTAACTTCTTTTCCATCTATGAAAATCTGACCATTGTCTAGCGTATAAGCACCTGTCATAATTTTCATCAACGTACTCTTGCCAGCTCCATTTGCCCCCAGCAAAGCATGAATTTCACCTGGCTTCACATCAAAATCCACGCCGCATAAAACTGGAACAGAGCGAAATGCTTTTTTGATCCCTTTCATCTCTAATGCTGTCAATGTGCTCTCCCCTTCCATGCGCGGATTTTACAAGGGGTCTGGCAACTTTTTTGCCAAACCCCTTTCACCCCTGTTCTTTCTTATTGACCTTGCGTGCTAGTTCCCCATTCCTTCACGTACTTGTTCAAATCAGCCATTTTCACAGGCTCCTTAGGCAATTGTTCACGTGTAATTAGCACAGGGTTCAAGCTTACCTTATCTGGTACCTGCTCACCTTTCAGCTTCTTAAACAAGTATCGCGCTTGTACCCGCCCAATATCAGAAGGGTCTACAGCTGCCGTTGCAACCCAAGGTGAATTCTGATCTTGAATCATCTGTAAATCTTCATCGCTCATATCTATGCCATATACCTTAATTTCATTGCGACCAGCTTGCTGTATAGCACGTGTTGCGCCTTTTGCAAATTCATCCCAAGCAGTCCAAACCGCTGTGATATCTCCCTTGTTTGGATGCTGCTTCAAAATCGCTTCCATTTGTGCTTGTGTATCCAAAGCTGTATTTGCAGACGCTGAGCCGAATGCAGCAATCTCTTTATAGCCTGGATTTTTGTCCATAAATGCCTTATAAGCGATTTGACGACGTTCCATTGGAGTAAAACCAGCTACCCATATCTTCACAATATTTCCTTTGCCACCTGTGTCTTGTGACATTTGGTTTAATGTTTGTTCAGCCAATTTGATATCATCTTGCTCTACTACCGTCACCCCTGGAATATCTAATCCTGTATCAAACGCTACAATCGGAGTTTTTTGGGCCACGGCCTTTTGAACTCCTGGTGTCAAACTATCTGCACGCCCATGATCTAACAGAATCCCATCAAATTGTTGGGTAACAGCTGCGTCTAAATGTGAAGCCATTTTGGCAAGATCATTATCCCCACTTAAAACCGTCAGTTCTCCACCTAGCTTCTCTATCTCTTCCTTCACACCTGAAATATATTGAGACGAAAACGATCCAATATTAAATTGCACCACTAACGCAATTCGTTTTTTCTTATCTGCTGTACCTTGATCCCCTTTTGCTTCACTACTTGATGCTGTCACGTTATCGGATGATGTTGCTTTTGATGTAGAGGTTGTAGTTGCACCACAACCACTTAGTACACTCCCTAATAATAAGAATATTGCGAATAAATAGACAGATGTTTTGTTGATTAGACCCTTCATAATGTTTCTCCCCTTTGGTGTCATATATCTGCTGTTTGTGAAAACATGTACAATGTACATTGATTCATTCAAAGCTGGGTACTACTCGATATAAAAAAGCCCCTTTTCCTAAGAAAAGAGGCTTGTGTATATGAAAACCCACTACGCCTCTTATCTCTCAGGTTTCCCTGCAGGAGGTAGCACCTTGATGTCTTGTCAAACAGACATTAGGTTGCCGGGCGTCATCGGGCCAGTCCCTCAGCCAACTCTTGATAAGAGAGTATTTTAAATTTTTAACGTTTTTTCTTACAACAGATATTACACCTGGGTCCTTGACCATGTCAATAGCTTATTTTGCTTCACCTTCAAATTTCTTAGAACCGCCCGCATATTTATAAATAAACACCTGAGCATTCTTATTGTCACCTTTATCATCGAAAGAAACGTTTACAAACTGTCCTGTAAAGTCCTGTGTTTTGTGAATGGCCTCTAACACTTGGGCACGGGTTGGCTTTTTGTTGCCATTCGCTTTAGCCGCTTCCTCAATACCGTTGATCGCTACAGCCATCGCATCGTAGCCAAACGATGTAAATATTCCCAATTTTTTGCCTGTTGAGCCTTCAAATTCCTGAATCCATTTTTTCCCCTCTTCTGTTGCTGTTACATCGCCAACAGTGGAAGTAAACACGACACCCTCTGCTGCTGATCCAGCAATAGTAAACATTTCACCGGAATCGAGACCATCTGCGCCCATAAACACACCGGTAAATCCTTTTTCGCGCAACTGTTTAATTAGAATTCCAGCTTCTGCATAATAACCACCAAAGTAGATCATTTCTGGTTTCTTCGCTAACACTTGGTTCACCACTGCGCTGTAGTCCTTCTCTCCAGCAGTCAAGCCTTCAAACCCCAGAACAGAAACACCATCCTGCTCAAATTGCTTTTTCACTTCATCCGCTAAGCCCTGACCATACGCTTGTTTATCATGAATGATCATCGCATTTTTCACATTCAAGGTATTCTTCGCATAAATAGCCGCTCTTCGTCCTTGTTCATCATCACGAGCACAAATACGATGTGCTACCTTTTTACCACCCTCAGTAAAATCCGGTCCTGTTGTAGATGGCGAAACCATTACCAAACCAGCTTTTTCATAGGCCGTTACAGCAGACAAAGATGAACCGGTAGTCACATGGCCTACAACTGCTACTACATTGTTGTCGTTTATCGCCATCTGTGCGTTCACAACTCCCTGCTTTGGTTCCGCTTGGTCGTCTAAAGGCTTTAATTCAACATTGAGGCCTAAGTCTTTTAATTCTTTCTGTTTTAATTTCAGTGCATATTCAGCACCTGCTTTTGCGGAGTCACCATAGTCTGATGCAGAACCAGACAGTGGACCAACTAGAGCAATCACAATTTTTTCTCCGCCTGTGGAGGCACTTCCCCCATCACTGCCCCCTTGTTGTGTAGTGCCTGAGCTCGCATTATTCCCCCCTGCACAACCTGACAAAGCAGCCCCAGCCAATAAAATGGAAGATACGAACGCAAGTGATTTTTTATTTACTTTCATGTCTTGTCCCTCTTTCGCCATTCACTTAGTTGAATGTTCTGAATTTTTAAAAGTTTCACGGCGGTTTACGCTAAAATATAACGATCTTCTGAGAAAGCTTCTCCGCCTCTTGCCTCTTCAAAGGCCTGCAACAAATCTCTTGTTGTCATCTGCTCTTTTTTCTCTTGAGGAAGGTCCAAAATGATCTTCCCCTCATGTAGCATTAATAAACGATTCCCCATATGCAGGGCCTGCTCCATGTTATGAGTAACCATGAGCGTGGTCAGGTTGTTTTCCTCCACTACTTTTCGAGTCAAATCAACGATTAACTGAGCACGTTTTGGGTCCAAAGCGGCCGTATGTTCGTCCAACAACAATAATTTGGGGTTGATAAACGTAGCCATTAACAAACTCAGTGCCTGACGTTGTCCGCCAGATAGAAAGCCTACCTTCGTTTTCAAACGATTTTCCAATCCCTGGTCTAACATTGCCAGCTTCTCTTGAAAAAACACCCTTTTTTTATTGGTTACACCAAGGGAAAGCGTTCGGTGACGACCACGGGAATAAGCAATAGCCAAGTTTTCTTCAATCGTCATTTGGGGAGCCGTACCTGCCATTGGATCTTGAAAAACTCGACCAATCAACGCAGCTCGCTTATGCTCACCCAGTTTGGTTACATTCTGATGATCAATAAAAATATTTCCTGTGTCAGGGATGATTCCACCGGAGATCGTATTCATCAAAGTAGACTTTCCAGCACCATTGCTACCAATCACCGTCACGAAATCACCGTGTTCTAGCTTTACATTAATATTGTTAAGTGCAATTTTTTGATTCACAGTATTTTGGTTAAATACTCTGGTGACATTGGTTATCTCTAACACGACCGTTTGCCTCCTTTCACCGTTTTACCTATTTTCCAGACACCCTTCATCAGGTTTGGTAAAACCAAGGCAACGATTACAATAATCGCCGTGATCAGCTTCATATCAGATGCGAGGAAACCCGCACGCAGAGCAAACGCAATCACTAATCGATACACAATAGAACCAAGAATGACTGCAAGCGTGAGTCGCATCATACTTTTTGTCCCAAACAGTACCTCTCCAATAATGACGGAAGCAAGTCCGATGACAATCATTCCAATTCCCATTCCTACATCCGCAAAACCTTGATGTTGTGCCACTAGAGCTCCAGAAGCAGCTACAAGTGCATTTGATAAGGCCAGACCTATAATCGTAGTCGTATCTGTATTAGCCCCGAAGCTACGAATCATCCTATCATTATCACCTGTCGCTCGAATATCTAATCCCAAATCCGTATGCAAAAACCAGTCCATGACTACTTTCAAGATCAACACCATAATGAGAAAAACGATCGTACTCGCTAATGAGACACCATAAATGTGAAAATCAAATATAGAGACTGCCTGGGCTTTTGTATACAGTGTTTCCTCACGTAAAAGTGGTAAATTTGATTTTTTACCCATGATACGTAAATTGATAGAATACAAGGCAATCATCGTTAAAATACCTGCCAAGAGGCCATTTATTTTCCCCTTTGTTGTCAGAATCCCAGTAAATATTCCTGCAAGCGCACCACCTACCATTGCAAGTAAGGTTGCTAAAAACGGATTCATTCCATCTATGATAACTGTAGCTGCGATGGCTCCTCCCATGGCAAAACTTCCGTCTACCGTCAAATCAGGAAAATTCAGAATTCGAAAGGTTAAAAAAACGCCTAGCACCATGACTGCGAAGAGTAGACCTTGTTCGAATGCGCCAACGATTGCAATGGTCATTGCTTCCTCCTCTTTGGTTCCTATATCATTTGCCTATTGGTCAAAGGTTTGTACAGCTTGGTCTATTAGATCCTTTGGCAATGTAATGCCCATTTTTTCAGCAGCCTTCTTATTGATGACCAACTTCATTTCTTTTTGGGACTCCACTGGCATATCGCCAACCTTACTTTCTCCTTTAAGAATGTTAGCAGCCATATCTCCTGTTTGGGCACCAAGCTGACTATAATCAATACCAAAAGTAGTAATTGCCCCACTCTTTACAGAGTTTTCTTCTCCAGCGACCACAGGGATTTTTTGTGCTTCGGCTACACTTACAACTGCTGATATAGAGGACACTACCATATTATCTGTTGGTACATAAAAGGAATCTACTTTACCTACCATAGACTCTGCGGCTTGCTTTACCTCTGTTGGGTTTGTTATCGCAGCTTCTATAATTGTCAGACCTAATTTTCCAGCTACCTCTTTAGCTTTATCTACCTGTACTTTTGAATTAACTTCCCCAGAGTTATAAATTACACCTACATTTTTTGCATCTGCTTTTAATTTTTTAATCAACGATAATTGCTCTTCTATGGGATTCATGTCTGTAGTACCCGATACATTACCACCTGGTTTATCCATTGAATTAACTAATCCGGCAGTTACTGGGTCGGTCACTGCGGTAAACAGAATAGGGATATCTGTGGTTGTTTGTGCTGCTGCTTGAACAGCTGGGGTGCCAATAGCAAGAATGAGATCAACCTTGTCGCCAGCGAATTTTTTGGCAATTTGAATCGCTGTATCCATATTGCCCTGCGCAGATTGAAGATCATATACCACGGTTTTATTTTCCTCAAAACCGTTTGCCTTCATTTTGGCTATAAATCCGTCCTTCGCTGCATCTAATGCAGGATGTTCGATTATTTGCACAATTCCGACTTTAATGACTTTAGCTTCATTTGCAGTCGATTGAGGTTCAGAAGCTGCTCCGCTTTGGTTGTTAGCTGGAGCCGTGCTAGTCTGACTACAGGCGGTTGCAATCAAAAGCATAAGCGTTGAAAATAAGGCCAAAACGAACTTTGCTTGTCTTATGTTACCTTTCACACAGAATCCCCCTTTACCTTCTACAAGTATCTACACACTTAACTATGTTACCATTAATCAATTATTTTTTGAAGAGTTAGAAAATTATTTTATCGGGCATATACCCGATTACTAGTGAACTTTAGAAAAGGATTTTAGCCAAGAATATAGATCCGGCACGGATTCAAAAGCATATTTTCGTGCTACTTCTCTATCACGCTGGTAAATAATGAGACAAGGGACACTGGTAATTTGCCAGTCTTGTGCTAGCTTTTTATGAACATTAATATTAACTCGATAAAACACTACCTCTGGAAAGAGCTGCTCTAGCATCGTAACCATCAGACTAGCAATTTGACAGGTTCCACACAATGGCGTATACAAATAGAATATCGAGTATTCTGTCTGTAATAAATCTACCTGAATCATTTTTTGGTAATCTATGATTTCTCGCACGTTGCTTCTCTTCCCTCCCTTCACAAAATAAATTCCTATTCTTGGGGATAATGAATGATTGTAACAAGACAAGCCATACTATGGGTCAGATTGGTTTTGTGTAGAAAGGGGGTGTCACAATGTCCAAACATAACAATACAACGAAACGTCCGACTACTGCTTCTGCTGGATCACGTAGCACTCCACCAAAAACAAAAGAAAATACGACCCACAACAATCCTCGATAATACCTTTGCAATAGCATGCTCAATAGTAACATACCAATGAAAGCAAATTTATGATTTATAATCGCCTACGCCACTATAAATTAGTATCGATAAAAAAGCACTCTCTGCGTAAAGAGTGCTTTTTCTCATCTACGGCAAAGAGACCCAGTCCAGTAACTTTTTGTTGCGAACTTCACGCTCGCTGTCTCCTGCCAAGTCGTATTTTTTAAGCGCATGAAACAGTTCGTTTAAAGTTGACTGAGACAGATCCTTTTGCAAAAATACCTGTATCTGCTCTGCCAATGCTTTTGGTACGTAAGCCTGTTGATCCGCCCATTTTTGCAAGACATCCGCCTGACTGTGATCTAGCTTGCACTCCCCCATGTTCATTCCCTCCTTTACCTTTTCTTAATCCTTACCATAACCTGTTTTCGCCCAAGCTTCCATCTTTTTGGGCGCAAAAACTTTATCTCTGTCAATAACCATCCACCCATTCATGACATATTGATATAGGGCAGAGACAAAGGAGGGTGATATAAAATGTCAAGTATCTTTGGTGGTAATGGTTGTGGCGATTTCTCTTGTATCCTAGTGTTGTTCATTCTACTGGTGATTATCAGTTGCTGCTTCGATGGCTGCGGCTCCCGCTGCTAGGCACTGAGACACCCGAGTAAGAAATGGCCTATTTCATATAGGAGCTGGTGAATAATGGCAGAATTATATCCATCACTAGAAATTAGGTAGCTAAGAATATAGCCGTCTCCTATATGAGTCACCATCTCTATATCTGATTTATAACAGAGTAAAAAGACGCCAGAATGAAGGCGTCTTTTTACATGATCTTTAATCCTATTTCATTCTCTCTGAAGACCTTTCAGACTGGCGTAGCTCTATCCTTCTGATTTTACCAGAAGTCGTTTTGGGCAACTCACTGACGAACTCAATTTTGCGTGGATATTTATAAGGGGCCGTTAAGCTTTTTACATGCTCCTGTAATTGAATAATCAATTCATCAGAAGCTTCCACTCCTTGTTTTAATACGATAAAGGCTTTTACAATCTGTCCGCGATCGGGATCTGGACTAGCTACTGCTGCGCATTCTGCTACGGCCTCATGCTTTACTAAAGCATCTTCTACCTCAAACGGCCCAATGGTATAACCAGACGAGATAATAATGTCATCGGAACGACCCTCAAACCAAATATAACCATCCTCATCCTGACACCCCTGATCCCCCGTTACATACCAATCACCTCGAAACGCTCGCTGTGTTCGTTCTGGATCGTTCAAATAGCCTTTAAATAAGGCTATCATTTCTCGATCGACAGCAATATCTCCCACCTCCCCTTTTTTCACTTCGTTGCCTTCCTCGTCGATAATCGCAATTCGTACCACGGGAGAAGGGCGCCCCATCGAACCCGGACGTGGTTCCATTCCAACAAATGTTCCTACCAGCAAAGTACTTTCTGTTTGCCCGTATCCGTCTCGTACAGTCAGGTTAAATGTACGTCGGAACGTCTCGATTACCTCACGATTTAAAGGTTCACCTGCTGAACAAGCAGAGCGTAAAGCTGTAAGCTTATAGCTTGCCAGATCTGGCATTTTCGCTACCAGCCGGTATTCCGTCGGAGTGGCACACAAAACTGAAATGGGATATTTTTGTAACAAAGATAAATAGGTATCAGGTCTAAATTTACCCTTATAGACAAACGCGGTTGCACCTTTGCCTAATGTGGATACAAAAGGACTCCATATCCACTTTGCCCATCCAGGACCTGCTGTTGCCCAAACCAGATCATTCTCTTGAACGTCAAGCCAGTATGTAGCTGCAACAGCCAAATGAGCAAACGGCCAACCGTGCACATGCAAGACACCTTTGGGACCACCAGTCGTACCAGACGTGTAAGATAAGAAGGCAAGCTCATCCGAGCCTGTAACTACGCTCTGGGCTTCTTCTGCTGCTCCTTCTAGAATATCAGATAACTCCTGCCATCCTTCTCTATGCTCCCCCACTGAAATAAAATACGCTAGTGACTCACACTCGCTTCGAATGCCATCTATTTCGGATAGCAGTTCTTTTGTAGCAATAATTGCTTTAGCCTCTGCATGATTAGCACGGTACGCAATATCCTTCCCCCTGAGCATTTCAGAGCCGGGCATGACGACAACACCCATTTTAAGTAAAGCTAAATAAATACCATATGCTTCTATCCCACGTGGTACTAATACAAGCACTTTATCATAGCGAGCAATTCCACAGTTCAAGAAAGCGTTCACAAGTTTGTTCATATAAATGCGTAATTGCTCGTAGGAAAGCATTTCTTCCTTCCCATCTTCTGAGACAATCACAAGTGCAGCCTTTTCGGGATGAAGGAGAGCATATCTCTCTACTTCAGATGCAAAGTTATACAGCGACGGAATCTCAATTATTTCATTTTCTCTTAGCTTATCTGTTGACATGATAAATCCCTCCCTTAGATGTAACTGTTATTTAATAAGGAATTCTATTTATTTTCTGAAAATTCCTTTTTCTAAGACAAATATGTAAATATCCTGTTTGATTGCATAAATATTAATCATCTGCTATGATTTGTTCGTGTTTTTTGCAACATGGAG
This is a stretch of genomic DNA from Brevibacillus laterosporus DSM 25. It encodes these proteins:
- a CDS encoding acyl-CoA synthetase, yielding MSTDKLRENEIIEIPSLYNFASEVERYALLHPEKAALVIVSEDGKEEMLSYEQLRIYMNKLVNAFLNCGIARYDKVLVLVPRGIEAYGIYLALLKMGVVVMPGSEMLRGKDIAYRANHAEAKAIIATKELLSEIDGIRSECESLAYFISVGEHREGWQELSDILEGAAEEAQSVVTGSDELAFLSYTSGTTGGPKGVLHVHGWPFAHLAVAATYWLDVQENDLVWATAGPGWAKWIWSPFVSTLGKGATAFVYKGKFRPDTYLSLLQKYPISVLCATPTEYRLVAKMPDLASYKLTALRSACSAGEPLNREVIETFRRTFNLTVRDGYGQTESTLLVGTFVGMEPRPGSMGRPSPVVRIAIIDEEGNEVKKGEVGDIAVDREMIALFKGYLNDPERTQRAFRGDWYVTGDQGCQDEDGYIWFEGRSDDIIISSGYTIGPFEVEDALVKHEAVAECAAVASPDPDRGQIVKAFIVLKQGVEASDELIIQLQEHVKSLTAPYKYPRKIEFVSELPKTTSGKIRRIELRQSERSSERMK